In the Gossypium raimondii isolate GPD5lz chromosome 9, ASM2569854v1, whole genome shotgun sequence genome, one interval contains:
- the LOC105799080 gene encoding heat shock 70 kDa protein 15: MSVVGFDFGNESCIVAVARQRGIDVVLNDESKRETPAIVCFGEKQRFIGTAGAASSMMNPKNSISQIKRLIGRQFSDPELQRDIKSLPFNVTEGPDGYPLIHARYLGEMRTFTPTQVLGMVFSNLKSIAEQNLKAAVVDCCIGIPVYFTELQRRAVLDAATIAGLHPLRLIHETTATALAYGIYKTDLPENDQLNVAFVDIGHASMQVCIAGFKKGQLKILAHSFDRSLGGRDFDEVLFHHFSAKFKEEYKIDVSQNARACLRLRAACEKLKKVLSANPEAPLNIECLMDEKDVRGFIKREEFEQISAPILQRVKAPLEKALADAGLAVGDVHMVEVVGSASRIPSILKILTEFFGKEPRRTMNASECVGRGCALQCAILSPTFKVREFQVNESFPFPISLSWKGSVPDAQNGEAEQEQLVFPKGNPIPSVKAVTFHKTSTFSVDVQYSDVSDLQAPAKISTYMIGPFPTLRSEKPKLKVKVRLNLHGIVSVESATLLEEEEVEVPVSKEPAKEDAKMETDEKPNDTSAPGANETDVNMQDAKGTAEAAGVENGVPQSGDKPVQMETDTKVEAPKKKVKKTNVPVAELVYGAMVSGDLQKAVEKEFEMALQDRVMEETKDKKNAVEAYVYDMRNKLCDKYHDFVTASDKEELMAKLQETEDWLYEDGEDETKGVYIAKLEELKKQGDPIEERYKEYSERGTIIDQLAYCINSYREAAMSNDTKFDHIELAEKQKVLNECVEAEAWLREKKQQQDQLPKYATPVLLSADVRKKAEALDRFCRPIMMKPKPAKPATPEAPETPPHPGSEAQPQGANSPKASPNRNGDPSENVPAGSGEAPPASAEPMETDKPETTSAA, encoded by the exons ATGAGCGTTGTTGGATTTGATTTTGGCAACGAGAGCTGCATTGTTGCTGTTGCAAGGCAGAGAGGGATTGATGTAGTGCTTAATGATGAATCAAAGCGTGAAACTCCGGCTATTGTGTGCTTTGGGGAGAAGCAGAGATTTATTGGTACTGCAGGGGCGGCGTCTTCAATGATGAaccctaaaaattcaatttctcaGATTAAACGGTTGATTGGCCGTCAGTTCTCAGATCCTGAGTTGCAAAGGGATATCAAGTCATTACCCTTCAATGTCACTGAGGGCCCTGATGGATACCCTCTGATTCATGCTCGTTATTTAGGTGAAATGAGAACGTTTACTCCAACTCAAGTCTTGGGAATGGTTTTTTCGAATTTGAAAAGCATAGCTGAGCAGAATCTGAAAGCAGCCGTGGTTGATTGTTGCATTGGTATTCCAGTATATTTCACTGAGCTTCAAAGAAGGGCAGTTTTAGATGCAGCCACAATTGCAGGCTTGCATCCTCTTCGCTTGATCCATGAAACTACAGCAACTGCATTGGCTTATGGCATCTATAAGACTGACTTACCTGAAAATGACCAATTAAATGTTGCCTTTGTTGATATCGGACATGCTAGCATGCAAGTTTGTATTGCTGGCTTCAAGAAGGGGCAACTCAAGATATTGGCTCATTCATTTGATCGCTCATTGGGTGGTAGAGATTTTGATGAAGttctatttcatcatttttccgCAAAATTTAAAGAGGAATACAAGATTGATGTATCCCAGAATGCAAGGGCTTGTCTTAGGCTTCGGGCTGCTTGTGAGAAGCTAAAGAAAGTACTCAGTGCAAATCCAGAGGCACCTCTGAACATTGAGTGCTTAATGGATGAGAAGGATGTTAGGGGTTTCATTAAGAGAGAAGAGTTTGAGCAGATCAGCGCTCCAATTTTGCAACGTGTGAAGGCGCCATTAGAGAAGGCTCTTGCTGATGCTGGGCTTGCTGTTGGGGATGTTCACATGGTGGAGGTCGTTGGTTCAGCCTCTCGCATTCcttctattttaaaaatcctCACGGAGTTTTTTGGTAAAGAGCCTAGGCGCACGATGAATGCTAGTGAATGTGTTGGCAGGGGTTGTGCTTTGCAATGTGCAATTCTCAGTCCCACATTCAAAGTTCGGGAGTTTCAG GTCAATGAGAGCTTCCCTTTCCCAATTTCACTATCATGGAAAGGATCTGTTCCAGATGCTCAGAATGGAGAAGCAGAGCAAGAGCAACTTGTTTTTCCAAAGGGAAATCCAATACCTAGTGTCAAGGCTGTGACATTCCATAAAACGAGTACCTTCAGTGTTGATGTTCAATATTCTGATGTGAGTGATTTGCAGGCCCCGGCAAAGATCAGTACATACATG ATTGGTCCTTTCCCAACATTAAGAAGTGAAAAACCAAAATTGAAGGTCAAAGTTCGTTTGAATTTGCATGGAATTGTATCTGTTGAGTCAGCTACA CTCTTGGAAGAGGAAGAAGTTGAAGTTCCAGTTTCAAAAGAGCCGGCAAAAGAAGATGCTAAGATGGAGACAGATGAAAAGCCTAATGATACTTCTGCCCCTGGAGCCAACGAGACAGATGTTAATATGCAAGATGCCAAGGGTACAGCCGAGGCAGCTGGGGTCGAAAATGGTGTTCCTCAGTCTGGAGACAAGCCTGTGCAGATGGAGACTGATACCAAA GTTGAGGCTCccaagaagaaggtgaagaaaacaaaTGTCCCGGTGGCAGAGTTGGTCTACGGTGCAATGGTGTCTGGTGACCTTCAAAAAGCAGTTGAGAAGGAGTTTGAAATGGCTTTGCAAGATCGGGTGATGGAAGAAACAAAGGATAAAAAGAATGCTGTAGAGGCCTATGTTTATGACATGAGGAATAAG CTTTGTGATAAATACCATGATTTTGTCACTGCTTCGGATAAGGAAGAGTTAATGGCTAAGCTTCAGGAGACAGAGGATTGGTTATACGAAGATGGGGAGGATGAAACTAAAGGTGTTTATATTGCCAAGCTTGAAGAGCTTAAGAAG CAAGGTGATCCTATTGAAGAACGTTACAAAGAGTATTCCGAGAGGGGAACTATCATTGATCAGCTTGCTTACTGCATTAACAGTTACAGAGAGGCCGCCATGTCAAATGATACCAAATTTGATCACATTGAACTTGCCGAAAAGCAGAAG GTTTTGAATGAGTGTGTTGAAGCTGAGGCCTGGCTCAGAGAGAAAAAACAGCAGCAGGATCAACTTCCCAAGTATGCCACACCTGTTCTCTTGTCAGCTGATGTGAGGAAGAAGGCTGAAGCACTTGACAG GTTTTGCAGGCCAATAATGATGAAACCTAAACCGGCTAAACCAGCCACACCTGAAGCACCGGAAACCCCACCACATCCTGGAAGTGAGGCTCAACCACAGGGTGCAAACAGCCCGAAAGCAAGCCCTAACCGCAATGGTGACCCCAGTGAAAATGTGCCGGCAGGAAGTGGTGAGGCACCTCCAGCATCCGCAGAACCAATGGAAACTGACAAACCGGAGACTACGAGTGCCGCATAA
- the LOC105799082 gene encoding trihelix transcription factor ENAP1 produces MDEIEDVRYHSNPYGDNQQQGYRSSSSGKLPVRDVSCSRLNGNRYVDGNEDEEEDDEDLSEEDENHCKINGDQYVRNYDDGYDNKLYDDDEGSNQKNDDVDSRRHPKKRKLKDLVSSYEFVRRVAAPEVASTSVPKPSCGGRNPLTDWTEGETFVLLDAWGDRFLQRKRKSLRAEEWQEVAEKVSEVSKIERTDTQCRNRLDTLKKKYKKEKAMVAETGTSTSNSKWVYFKKMDMLMSSSPQQGVIHKAISDEMRDSPTISESTDSEENVSEGLPPKKRRLERQRDDDSWFKLLADSIRKFSNVYEKIENSKRVQMLELENMRMEFHRELEMQKRQILKKLQAEIVKMQEEDNASSE; encoded by the coding sequence ATGGATGAGATTGAAGATGTTAGATACCATTCAAATCCATATGGTGATAATCAACAGCAGGGTTATCGATCTTCAAGTAGTGGAAAGCTTCCAGTAAGAGATGTTTCATGTTCTAGATTGAATGGGAATCGATATGTTGATGGTAATGAAGAcgaggaagaagatgatgaagattTGAGTGAGGAAGATGAAAATCATTGTAAAATTAATGGTGATCAATATGTTAGAAACTATGATGATGGCTACGACAACAAATtgtatgatgatgatgaaggtTCTAATCAGAAGAATGATGATGTTGACTCGAGGAGGCATCCGAAAAAGAGGAAACTGAAGGATTTGGTGTCAAGTTATGAATTTGTTCGTCGAGTAGCAGCACCGGAAGTTGCTTCTACATCAGTGCCAAAGCCTTCATGTGGCGGGAGGAATCCCCTTACAGATTGGACTGAGGGTGAGACATTTGTTTTACTAGATGCGTGGGGTGACCGGTTTTTACAACGCAAGAGGAAGAGTCTCCGAGCCGAAGAATGGCAAGAAGTTGCAGAGAAAGTTTCTGAAGTCTCAAAGATTGAAAGGACCGACACTCAATGTCGCAACCGATTGGATACACTGAAAAAAAAGTACAAGAAAGAGAAGGCTATGGTAGCTGAGACCGGCACTAGCACTAGCAATAGCAAATGGGTTTATTTCAAGAAGATGGACATGTTAATGTCAAGTTCTCCACAACAGGGTGTTATCCACAAGGCTATTTCAGATGAAATGCGGGATAGTCCAACAATCTCAGAATCAACCGATAGTGAGGAGAATGTCTCAGAAGGATTGCCACCGAAAAAGAGAAGACTCGAGAGGCAACGCGACGATGATTCTTGGTTCAAATTGCTTGCTGATTCAATTCGGAAATTCAGCAACGTATACGAAAAGATCGAGAATAGCAAAAGGGTGCAGATGTTGGAACTTGAGAATATGAGAATGGAGTTCCATAGGGAATTGGAAATGCAAAAGAGGCAGATCTTGAAGAAACTACAGGCTGAAATTGTGAAAATGCAGGAGGAGGATAATGCTAGTTCCGAGTAA